AAGCCCAGAAAGTAGAAGAAAAGTGGCTTAATAACCAAGCCAGATGGTTAGCGATGAACTTGCAGGAAGGGGAACCTTGTCCGGTTTGTGGCAGTTTGGAACATCCGGAGAAGGCAACTGGTACTGGGGAAGAAATCAACCGAAAAACCATGGAAGAAGCAAAAGAGAAGGAAAAAAAGGCCAACGACGCTTACGTTCAAGTAGCAACAAAATGGGAGACGGTTCGCACAGCCTTAGAAGAAGGACTACAAAAAAGAGAAGATCTGTTGGGCAAGAAGGACAAACTAGAAGACATTGAAAAAAGCAAGCAAGAAGAAAAACAAAGGCTTGACGAAGAACTGACAGCAATGGAAGTCCAGAGACAGAAATATGAGCAGGGGAAAGAAGCCCTGCGAAAAGGCGAAAAAGCATTACTGGAATTGACGGAAAAACACAAAGAAATGGGAGCGAAGCAACAAGAGCTGACAGCGGAAATCGCAACCTTACAGGGGCAGGTGCAAAGCATCGAAGAAGCTTTGCCGGAGCATCTTTTAGAGCTAAAAGAATTGGAGAAGCAAAAGCAAAACCTGGAAGCAAAGATAGAAGAAGCAAAAAAAGCTTACGAAAAGGCAGAAAGCCAATATAAGGATTGGCGAGAAAAACAAGCAGCCGCAACCGTGACCCTGGAATATGCGGATAAGAACCAAAAAGAAGCAAAGAAGGCGATGGAAAACGTAGCGGAACAATGGAAAGAAAAATTAGCTCAGGAAGGCTTTGAATCCATGGAGGCTTATGTAGCCGCCCATCGAACAGAAGAGAAAATGAAGAAACTTCGAGAAGCTTTGCAACAGTATAAAGAACAACGAAGCCTGACGGAAGAAAAGGTGAAAAGCTTAGAGATCCTTTTGAAGAAAGTGGAAAAAGAGGATCTGGAAGCCGTGCTTCATCATTGTCAACAATTGAGGCAGGAACAAAAGAAATACCAAAAGGAGCTAGGAAGAAAAGAAGCACTTCTGAGAGAAACCGGCAGCTTAAAAAGTTATATTGAAAAAGAATGGGAAAAAATGCAAGAAAGAGAAGAAGAACGAAATCGAATCGCTAACCTGTACCAATGTGCCAACGGGACAGGGAACGAACAAAAATTGGCGTTGGAAACCTATGTGCTACAACATTATTTTCATCGGGTACTAAAAGCGGCCAATCTTCGATTGGATCAGCTAACCATGGGAAGGTACCGGCTGGTAGCAGATCAGGAGCGGGAAAAACATGGAGGACGCAGTGGGCTGGGCATTGATGTCATCGATGTTTTTAATGAACAGCAACGAAGTGTCCGGACATTTTCCGGCGGCGAAAAGTTTAATGCTTCCCTTTGTCTGGCCCTAGGTCTTTTTGATGTAATCCAAAGCGAAAGCGGCGGTACAGAAATGAAAACCATGTTTATTGACGAAGGTTTCGGCTCTCTTGATACACAGGAATCTTTACCTAAAGCCATTCAAATGCTTAACCAAATTCAGGAAACCGGTCGGGTGATTGGCGTTATTTCTCATGTTAGTGAAATGAAAGAACAGTTACCGGCTATACTGGAAGTCATCAAGGCTTCGGATGGCAGCAGTACTACCAGAATAAAAGTAAATGCCTGAGGGCTGGAAAAGGATACCGTCATCTTTAGGAAACTGTCCACATCATAGGGACGTTTGAATTATATGAAATGACGAACATTTCTTTTAATTTGATTCATTCCCTAAAATTCAAAGAAAAGACGTTTTTTTGATGATGACGATAAAAATAATATGTTTTGACGGAAGGACATCAATTTGTTAGAATTAAATGAAAGACATACTGAAAACGGTTGCATCATCCGTCGTTTGTTTTAATATCTTGGTAGGAGAAGAAAAGGAGTGGTTTGCCAATGAAAGCCCTTGTAAAAAAACACCGTAGCCCTGGAATCTGGTTAGAAGATGTTCCAGAACCAGAAGTTGGAAAAAATGACGTATTAATTAAAATCAAACAAACCTCTGTATGTGGTACAGACGTCCATATTTACCAGTGGGATGACTGGTCGCAGCAAACAATCCCTGTACCGATGACCATTGGCCATGAATTTGTAGGCGAAGTGGTAGCTATGGGAGAAAATGTTCATGATGTTCAGATAGGAGAAATTGTCTCTGGAGAAGGCCATTTAGTATGTGGACGTTGTCGTAACTGTCTGGCAGGTCGGCGTCATCTTTGCATGAACACCAGTGGAGTAGGCGTGAATCGTTCTGGCGCCTTTGCGGAATACCTTTCCATTCCTGTTACTAATGTGTGGCACTGTGATCCATCCATTCCTTTGGATGTGCTTAGCTGTTTTGATCCATTAGGCAATGCGGTGCATACCGCCCTTAGCTTTGATGTATTAGGGGAAGATGTGTTGATTACGGGTGCTGGGCCTATTGGTATTATGGCGGCGGCGGTTGTTCGACATGCAGGTGCCCGTCATGTAGTCATTACAGATGTGAATGAATACCGACTGGATTTGGCCCGAAAAATGGGCGTGACTCGAGCGGTTAATGTTCAAAACACGAAAGTAGAAGACGTGATGAAAGACCTTGGCATGAAGGAAGGCTTTGATGTGGGACTGGAAATGTCCGGAAATGCTTCCGCCTTCCACAGCATGATTCAGACCATGTGTCATGGTGGTAAAATTGCCGTACTGGGAATCCAGCAGCCGGATACAAAAGTTGACTGGAATACCATTGTCTTTAATGGCCTTACTCTAAAAGGAATTTATGGAAGAGAAATGTACGAAACCTGGTATAAAATGACGGCTATGATTCAATCAGGCCTGGATATTTCACCAGTCATTACCCATCATTTTCATTACACTGAATTTGAAAAAGCCTTCGAGTTAATGGCATCTGGAAACTCCGGTAAAATTGTGTTAAACTGGGAAGACTAGGCTTATAATAGATGATCAACCTATCGAAGGAAGCTTACAATAGAACGTAAAATAGATTTTGAAATAGAAAGGAAGCGTATTATGTTTACAACCGATCAAAAACAACATTATCATCATATTCTTGCTGAGATCAAGGAACAGGGACTTTGGAAAGAAGAGCGGATTATATCTGGTCCTCAGCATTCTCGAATCAATACCACCCAGGAAGAAAATGTAATTAATTTATGTGCCAACAATTACCTGGGACTTTCCAGTCATCCACGTGTTATCGAAGCAGCTAAAAACAGCTATGATCACTGGGGATATGGACTTTCCTCTGTAAGGTTTATTTGTGGAACGCAGTCTGTTCATAAAGACTTGGAAGCCGGCCTGACTTCTTTTCTGGGAACAGAGGACACCATTCTGTATTCCTCTTGCTTCGATGCTAATGGTGGACTCTTTGAAACCATCCTGGGAGAAAAAGATACCATTATCAGTGATGAACTAAATCATGCCAGCATTATTGATGGAATGAGGCTTTGCAAAGCAAAAAAATTAATCTACAAAAATAACAATTTAGAAGATCTGGAAGCCAAACTGAAAGAACGGCAAAAAGAAGGAATTACACTGATTGCTACAGATGGTGTTTTTTCCATGGACGGCATTGTAGCCGATCTAAAAGGCATCTGTGATTTGGCGGATCAATATGGAGCTATGGTAATGGTAGATGACAGCCATGCTGTTGGTTTTATGGGGAAAAAGGGTCGCGGAACCCATGAGCATTGTGATGTGATGGAGCGAGTGGATATCATCACAGGAACTCTTGGGAAAGCATTGGGAGGCGCTAGTGGCGGTTATACCAGTGGTCGCAAAGAAATTATTGATTTGTTGCGCCAGCGCAGCCGTCCCTATCTTTTCTCTAACACCTTGGCGCCGGCTATTGCGGCTGCCTCTTTAGAAGTATTAAAACTGCTTTCTGAGTCTACGGAATATAGGGATCGGGTTCATGAAAACACCCGTTATTTCCGAGAGCGCCTGACTGAAATCGGCTACACCACCATTCCGGGAGATCATCCGATTGTCCCTGTAATGTTGGGAGACGCTGTATTGGCACAAAAAATGGCGGATGATTTATTAAGCCGTGGTTTATACGTGATAGGCTTCTTCTTCCCGGTAGTACCAAAAGGAAAAGCCCGCATCCGAACTCAAATTTCGGCAGCTCATAGCCGTGAAGAGTTGGATCAGGCGTTGGAAGCTTTTCAACAATCTTATGACAAGTTCTTAAAAGCATAATACTGTTTCCTGGCTAATACCACCAGCGAAAGCTGGTGGTTTAAGCAAAATAAAATTAATTTTGAAAGGGGCAAGGAATTATGAAGAACATGGGACTCATTCCCAAACTCATTATCGGTATTATTGTCGGGGTTATTATTGGCCTCACCATGCCGGACCATGTAGGACGTGTGCTGTATACGTTCACACAAATTTTCGGACAACTACTTGGTTACATTGTACCGCTCATCATTATCGGATTTATTATTCCGGGAATTGCTGAGTTAGGCGAAAAGGCAGGAAAACTGT
This region of Tindallia magadiensis genomic DNA includes:
- a CDS encoding AAA family ATPase, with amino-acid sequence MILNQLTIQALGPYKGKEVIDFDLLNKAQLFAISGKTGAGKTAIFDGICYALYGRASGQHRSNAEELRCIYAEDQDYTEASLEFTVRGSRYRARRQMGHIKKNNKSKTGGGIELHRWIFLKEKEDYGWESMLESGKVNEMNEKIMALTGLDVDQFRQIVMLPQGEFEKLLLAKAEDKKRILRQIFHTNLYQRFTEKLDQRRKEVDQEYFQLRQNLRSREDSLEELLKEEEALESNLLLKEKERNTYQLMKALAKDMDRLEERKTGLETQLEKQDELIQKADEHYYKAKENNRKLEELEAERQKMKSLEEQQEKMKSWQLSLEEAEKAQKIQHFYQRKKETEETCVQKTKVLKEAKEEAVRVEEKRIQAEKEWEEEEKKKPYRKEIEKAYDRILEALPKVEELSRKKERLHLGQKEAEAYEKKMEDLSQRQELGEKRLKELRKEQEQASEALEKEAKLIKQQAKLQQDCQELQELIRRKEEEKRLSKQKEKAEAKLKSDRKEAQKVEEKWLNNQARWLAMNLQEGEPCPVCGSLEHPEKATGTGEEINRKTMEEAKEKEKKANDAYVQVATKWETVRTALEEGLQKREDLLGKKDKLEDIEKSKQEEKQRLDEELTAMEVQRQKYEQGKEALRKGEKALLELTEKHKEMGAKQQELTAEIATLQGQVQSIEEALPEHLLELKELEKQKQNLEAKIEEAKKAYEKAESQYKDWREKQAAATVTLEYADKNQKEAKKAMENVAEQWKEKLAQEGFESMEAYVAAHRTEEKMKKLREALQQYKEQRSLTEEKVKSLEILLKKVEKEDLEAVLHHCQQLRQEQKKYQKELGRKEALLRETGSLKSYIEKEWEKMQEREEERNRIANLYQCANGTGNEQKLALETYVLQHYFHRVLKAANLRLDQLTMGRYRLVADQEREKHGGRSGLGIDVIDVFNEQQRSVRTFSGGEKFNASLCLALGLFDVIQSESGGTEMKTMFIDEGFGSLDTQESLPKAIQMLNQIQETGRVIGVISHVSEMKEQLPAILEVIKASDGSSTTRIKVNA
- a CDS encoding glycine C-acetyltransferase, translating into MFTTDQKQHYHHILAEIKEQGLWKEERIISGPQHSRINTTQEENVINLCANNYLGLSSHPRVIEAAKNSYDHWGYGLSSVRFICGTQSVHKDLEAGLTSFLGTEDTILYSSCFDANGGLFETILGEKDTIISDELNHASIIDGMRLCKAKKLIYKNNNLEDLEAKLKERQKEGITLIATDGVFSMDGIVADLKGICDLADQYGAMVMVDDSHAVGFMGKKGRGTHEHCDVMERVDIITGTLGKALGGASGGYTSGRKEIIDLLRQRSRPYLFSNTLAPAIAAASLEVLKLLSESTEYRDRVHENTRYFRERLTEIGYTTIPGDHPIVPVMLGDAVLAQKMADDLLSRGLYVIGFFFPVVPKGKARIRTQISAAHSREELDQALEAFQQSYDKFLKA
- the tdh gene encoding L-threonine 3-dehydrogenase gives rise to the protein MKALVKKHRSPGIWLEDVPEPEVGKNDVLIKIKQTSVCGTDVHIYQWDDWSQQTIPVPMTIGHEFVGEVVAMGENVHDVQIGEIVSGEGHLVCGRCRNCLAGRRHLCMNTSGVGVNRSGAFAEYLSIPVTNVWHCDPSIPLDVLSCFDPLGNAVHTALSFDVLGEDVLITGAGPIGIMAAAVVRHAGARHVVITDVNEYRLDLARKMGVTRAVNVQNTKVEDVMKDLGMKEGFDVGLEMSGNASAFHSMIQTMCHGGKIAVLGIQQPDTKVDWNTIVFNGLTLKGIYGREMYETWYKMTAMIQSGLDISPVITHHFHYTEFEKAFELMASGNSGKIVLNWED